In a single window of the Penaeus monodon isolate SGIC_2016 chromosome 3, NSTDA_Pmon_1, whole genome shotgun sequence genome:
- the LOC119591308 gene encoding uncharacterized protein LOC119591308 has protein sequence MMKALLLLTLVAVAYGQGRKVPVDAQREGSQYHFAWLYDGNRSYGWNGANGYCSSLGRGWNGVSIETNGESTFINDIISGARLPWIWTGGRRKGRDFAWPSGKPFVGLNWSHTGLIGKRQNLTTVNQEARTAWLSSTTSTRTASSGTMLGAVTRSPLSARSQTEHQGSERVNE, from the exons ATG ATGAAGGCCCTTCTACTCTTGACACTGGTGGCTGTAGCCTATGGCCAGGGGAGGAAAGTCCCG GTGGACGCCCAACGAGAAGGTAGTCAGTACCACTTTGCCTGGCTATACGATGGTAACAGATCGTATGGGTGGAACGGCGCCAACGGGTACTGCTCGAGCCTCGGTAGGGGGTGGAATGGCGTGAGCATCGAAACTAACGGGGAGAGTACTTTCATCAACGATATCATTTCAGGTG CGAGACTGCCATGGATCTGGACCGGAGGGCGACGCAAGGGACGCGACTTCGCTTGGCCTTCGGGAAAACCTTTCGTCGGTCTGAACTGGTCTCACACAGGACT tATTGGGAAGAGGCAAAACCTGACAACCGTGAATCAGGAGGCGAGAACTGCCTGGCTATCCTCAACAACTTCTACAAGGACGGCGTCAAGTGGCACGATGTTGGGTGCAGTCACGAGAAGTCCATTATCTGCGAGAAGTCAAACTGAACACCAGGGAAGTGAACGCGTGAACGAGTGA